One genomic window of Desulfovibrio legallii includes the following:
- a CDS encoding MFS transporter, which translates to MLTAWLFSFLDRMVMGIALPYIGADFNLTNEQLGLIMSAFFVGYALFQIPGGLLADKFGPRKVMAGAITWWSVFTSMTGLVFSLPIMLVVRCVFGIGEAAFPSASWKTIATYFPSSQRATATAIQSCVNALGPALATMAAASIISMFGWRHVFVVLGLPGLLIALALYLYVRNDPKDHPGMSAEELKELEEDPGIVSLSASGQEKPTFGQLMRQPILWQMVIIWFAFDITYWGFVSWLPSYLIKGRGFSLAELGLLGSLPFFVGTVALIIGGFFSDNLKAKGVHRKWIFIPTCAIAAIALYVTFKAETVTGSVTAQCVAAFFLFLAFAAFWGIVVDSIPPAIMGAGSATVNFGGQMAGIVAGWAVGKLIDLNGGSFEWAFFFLMGGTILALLVALTIKNEKPAAAKS; encoded by the coding sequence ATGCTGACGGCGTGGCTGTTTTCCTTCCTCGATCGCATGGTCATGGGCATTGCGCTGCCCTATATCGGCGCGGATTTCAATCTTACCAACGAGCAACTGGGGCTCATCATGAGCGCCTTTTTTGTAGGCTATGCGCTGTTTCAGATTCCCGGCGGGCTGTTGGCCGACAAGTTCGGCCCGCGCAAGGTCATGGCCGGGGCCATTACCTGGTGGTCCGTGTTCACCAGCATGACGGGCCTTGTTTTCTCTCTGCCCATTATGCTGGTGGTGCGCTGCGTGTTCGGCATCGGCGAGGCGGCCTTTCCCTCGGCTTCGTGGAAGACCATAGCCACCTACTTCCCCTCCAGTCAGCGCGCCACAGCCACGGCCATCCAGTCCTGCGTAAACGCGCTGGGCCCGGCCCTGGCCACCATGGCGGCGGCCAGCATCATCAGCATGTTCGGCTGGCGGCACGTCTTTGTGGTGCTGGGCCTTCCCGGCCTGCTCATCGCCCTGGCCCTGTACCTGTATGTGCGCAACGACCCCAAGGACCACCCCGGCATGAGCGCCGAGGAGCTCAAAGAGCTGGAGGAGGACCCCGGCATTGTTTCTCTGAGCGCCTCCGGGCAGGAAAAACCCACCTTCGGCCAGCTTATGCGCCAACCCATCCTCTGGCAGATGGTCATCATCTGGTTTGCCTTTGACATCACCTACTGGGGCTTTGTGAGCTGGCTGCCCTCCTACCTCATCAAGGGGCGCGGCTTTTCTCTGGCCGAGTTGGGCCTTCTGGGCTCCCTGCCGTTTTTTGTGGGCACTGTGGCCCTGATTATCGGCGGATTTTTTTCCGACAATCTCAAGGCCAAGGGCGTGCACAGAAAATGGATTTTTATTCCCACCTGCGCCATTGCGGCCATTGCCCTCTATGTCACGTTCAAGGCTGAAACCGTTACCGGCAGCGTAACGGCCCAGTGTGTGGCGGCCTTTTTCCTTTTCCTGGCTTTTGCAGCCTTCTGGGGCATTGTGGTGGATTCCATTCCCCCGGCCATCATGGGCGCGGGGTCGGCCACGGTCAATTTTGGCGGGCAGATGGCCGGCATTGTGGCCGGCTGGGCCGTGGGCAAACTTATCGACCTGAACGGCGGTTCGTTTGAGTGGGCTTTCTTTTTCCTCATGGGCGGCACCATCCTGGCCCTGCTGGTGGCGCTGACCATCAAAAACGAGAAACCCGCAGCGGCAAAATCCTGA
- a CDS encoding sigma-54-dependent Fis family transcriptional regulator, with translation MAMQVDNPLKYMGKKITAFTNMLATVTQMDIEIVDADLIRLXGTGGYAAGIGESIEDAGELYFTAMRTMRTICLDNPREHPICRACPNLRNCREMLNICSPIVVGGKTVGIIGLLCFSEERKKTVLANKTFYMEFLEQTSHLLAMNALERRSSRQAERKLDMLMRVTDSNPRIIIVFSRGGRISFCNEMARKELAIPEDYEGTGLELSKTGNTVLDADEFVVRLPHKEVTLFGNHIWFEDGDDSFANVLVAESTTSFAGRLGADGRAASAVGAGVASIIGESPVVGQLKKRVLQIADSVSTVLITGESGTGKEIFARAIHAESDRRDQPFIAINCGAIPGHLLESELFGYVSGAFTGANRSGRMGKFELANHGVVFLDEVSSMSLHLQVKLLRVLQDRSFTRLGSNRLISVDVRIIAATNEDLQALVAERMFREDLYYRLNVIPIHLPPLRERKKDIPQLGEFFLSRFCTSLGKWPMRLSPAMVEKLQHYPWPGNVREFQNCMEYMVNINPGGDLTCAMLPRKISEAAMAAHHDAQRSFRFPSGGGSASPPPAQAAPIVPLRELEENAVRQALAVYGDTVEGKKQAAAALGIGVATLYRKLRAMQGG, from the coding sequence ATGGCTATGCAAGTTGATAATCCACTGAAATACATGGGTAAAAAGATTACAGCCTTTACTAATATGCTGGCTACCGTCACCCAGATGGATATAGAGATCGTGGACGCCGATCTGATCCGGCTGGKCGGCACGGGCGGCTATGCGGCCGGCATTGGCGAAAGCATTGAGGACGCCGGGGAGCTGTACTTTACAGCCATGCGTACCATGCGGACCATCTGCCTTGACAACCCGCGGGAGCACCCCATTTGCCGCGCCTGCCCCAACCTGCGCAATTGCCGGGAAATGCTCAATATCTGCTCGCCTATCGTGGTGGGGGGCAAGACCGTGGGCATTATTGGTCTGCTTTGCTTTTCGGAAGAGCGAAAAAAGACCGTACTCGCCAATAAGACATTTTACATGGAATTTCTGGAGCAGACCTCCCATCTGCTGGCCATGAACGCCCTGGAGCGCCGCTCTTCCCGTCAGGCCGAGCGCAAACTTGATATGCTCATGCGCGTGACGGATTCCAACCCGCGCATCATTATCGTGTTTTCCCGCGGAGGGCGGATCAGCTTCTGCAACGAAATGGCGCGCAAGGAGCTGGCCATTCCTGAAGACTACGAAGGGACCGGCCTGGAGCTGAGCAAAACAGGCAATACCGTGCTGGACGCCGATGAGTTTGTGGTGCGGCTGCCCCACAAGGAAGTAACCCTGTTCGGCAACCATATCTGGTTTGAAGACGGGGACGACAGCTTTGCCAATGTGCTGGTGGCGGAAAGCACCACCAGTTTTGCCGGGCGGCTGGGTGCGGATGGTCGGGCCGCGAGCGCCGTGGGAGCCGGAGTGGCCAGCATCATCGGTGAAAGCCCCGTGGTGGGGCAACTGAAAAAACGGGTCCTGCAGATAGCCGATTCCGTCTCCACGGTGCTGATCACGGGCGAGAGCGGTACGGGCAAGGAGATTTTCGCCAGGGCTATCCATGCTGAAAGCGACCGGCGCGACCAGCCTTTCATCGCCATCAACTGCGGGGCCATTCCCGGCCACCTGCTGGAAAGCGAACTCTTCGGCTATGTAAGCGGCGCTTTTACCGGGGCCAACAGGTCCGGCCGCATGGGCAAGTTTGAGCTGGCCAACCACGGCGTGGTCTTTCTGGATGAAGTGAGCTCCATGTCGCTGCACCTGCAGGTCAAGCTGCTGCGGGTGCTGCAGGACAGGAGTTTTACCCGGCTTGGCTCCAACAGGCTCATTTCTGTAGACGTGCGCATCATTGCCGCGACAAATGAGGATTTGCAGGCGCTGGTGGCGGAACGCATGTTCCGGGAGGATCTGTATTACCGGCTCAATGTCATCCCCATCCATTTGCCGCCGTTGCGGGAGCGGAAAAAAGACATCCCCCAGCTTGGGGAATTTTTTCTGAGCCGGTTTTGCACGTCGTTGGGCAAATGGCCCATGCGCTTGAGCCCGGCCATGGTAGAGAAGCTCCAGCACTATCCCTGGCCGGGCAATGTGCGTGAATTTCAGAACTGCATGGAATATATGGTCAATATTAATCCTGGCGGCGACCTGACCTGCGCCATGCTGCCCCGGAAAATCAGCGAGGCGGCCATGGCGGCGCACCATGACGCCCAGCGTTCTTTCCGCTTTCCATCCGGAGGAGGATCGGCATCGCCCCCGCCCGCCCAGGCAGCCCCCATAGTGCCTTTGCGGGAACTGGAGGAAAACGCCGTCCGGCAGGCCCTTGCCGTATACGGGGATACGGTGGAGGGCAAAAAACAGGCCGCCGCAGCCCTGGGCATTGGCGTTGCCACGCTCTACAGGAAGCTGCGCGCCATGCAGGGCGGATAA
- a CDS encoding N-acyl-D-amino-acid deacylase family protein, protein MKTLIKNGMLIDGTGAPGTPGDLLMEGERIVAVGRLESPHADVVVDAAGLAVAPGFIDTHSHSDLEVFKEPELAPKLRQGITTEILGQDGISMAPLPQQFISPWRKNLAGLDGDKDDLDWTYGTTENYLNLLEKNGSGTNLCYLVPHGNVRMEARGLGSGVADAAELRRMCEILARELEAGGFGFSTGLIYMPCAYADTREMVETCKVAAKFDVPFVIHQRSEADTIVDSMHEVINIGRDSGVKVHFSHFKLCGKNNAHLFPQVIALLEQAKKEGIRVSFDQYPYVAGSTMLGVILPPWAHDGGTDKLVERLGNAEDRKRMVHDITHGIHGWDNFVAFAGLDGIFVTSVKTARNTDVVGKNLVQLGEMRGKEPLEATFDLLREEENAVGMVDFYGLEEHVKTLIARPEMNVCTDGLLGGTPHPRVYGAFPRVLGKYVREEKVLPLHEAVRKMTGRPAAVFGIEGRGVLRPGNYADIVVFDPATIIDKGTFTEPRQFPDGIAHVFVNGAHTVNGANLDTTALAGKVLRKK, encoded by the coding sequence ATGAAAACATTGATCAAAAATGGCATGTTGATTGACGGCACGGGCGCTCCGGGAACGCCGGGCGACCTGCTGATGGAAGGTGAGCGCATTGTGGCCGTGGGGCGGCTGGAATCGCCCCACGCGGACGTGGTGGTGGACGCCGCAGGGCTTGCCGTGGCCCCCGGCTTTATCGATACCCACAGTCATTCTGATCTGGAAGTCTTTAAGGAGCCGGAGCTGGCCCCCAAGCTGCGGCAGGGCATTACCACTGAAATTCTGGGCCAGGACGGCATTTCCATGGCCCCGCTGCCGCAGCAGTTCATCAGCCCCTGGCGCAAAAACCTTGCGGGACTGGACGGGGACAAAGATGACCTGGACTGGACCTACGGCACAACGGAAAACTATCTGAATCTGCTGGAAAAAAACGGGTCGGGCACCAACCTGTGCTACCTGGTGCCCCACGGCAATGTGCGCATGGAGGCGCGCGGTCTGGGCAGCGGCGTGGCTGATGCTGCGGAATTGCGGCGTATGTGCGAAATTCTTGCGCGGGAACTGGAGGCGGGGGGATTCGGCTTTTCCACTGGCCTCATTTATATGCCCTGCGCCTATGCGGACACGCGCGAAATGGTGGAAACCTGCAAGGTTGCCGCAAAATTTGATGTGCCCTTCGTCATCCACCAACGCAGCGAAGCTGACACCATTGTGGATTCCATGCACGAGGTCATCAACATTGGGCGCGATTCCGGGGTGAAGGTGCATTTCTCGCACTTTAAGCTCTGCGGCAAAAATAACGCGCACCTCTTCCCGCAGGTCATTGCGCTGCTGGAGCAGGCTAAAAAAGAGGGCATCCGGGTTTCGTTCGACCAGTATCCCTATGTGGCCGGCAGCACCATGCTCGGCGTCATTCTGCCGCCGTGGGCGCACGACGGCGGCACGGACAAGCTGGTAGAGCGCCTGGGCAATGCCGAAGACAGAAAACGTATGGTCCACGATATTACCCACGGCATCCACGGCTGGGATAACTTTGTGGCTTTTGCCGGGCTGGACGGCATCTTCGTCACCAGCGTAAAAACAGCGCGCAATACGGATGTAGTCGGCAAAAACCTTGTGCAGTTGGGCGAAATGCGCGGCAAAGAGCCGCTTGAAGCCACCTTTGACCTGCTGCGCGAAGAAGAAAACGCCGTGGGCATGGTGGACTTTTACGGGCTTGAAGAACACGTCAAAACGCTCATTGCCCGGCCTGAAATGAACGTCTGCACCGACGGCCTGCTGGGCGGCACGCCCCATCCCCGCGTGTACGGAGCCTTCCCCAGAGTTCTCGGCAAATACGTGCGGGAAGAAAAGGTGCTGCCGCTGCACGAGGCCGTACGCAAAATGACCGGCAGACCCGCCGCCGTGTTCGGCATTGAGGGGCGCGGCGTGCTGCGCCCCGGCAACTACGCCGATATCGTTGTTTTTGACCCCGCGACCATCATTGACAAAGGCACCTTTACGGAGCCGCGTCAGTTCCCCGACGGGATCGCGCACGTCTTTGTCAACGGCGCGCATACGGTCAACGGCGCGAACCTGGATACAACGGCCCTGGCCGGTAAGGTGCTGCGTAAAAAATAG
- the dpaL gene encoding diaminopropionate ammonia-lyase, giving the protein MKSVSYIINAGKKPSRQAAGLAPYSLEEAARAQAFHESFAEYAPTPLVRLRALAADLGLGGVFVKDESKRFGLNAFKVLGGAYAMGRYLAAKLGTPIESLTREKLCSPEVRQKLGDITFVTATDGNHGRGVAWTAQQLGQKAVVFMPKGSARARAENIRKTGATCTVTDLNYDDAVRLANQYAEAHDGVMVQDTAWEGYEDIPRWIMQGYMTLAHEAAQQLREYGVARPTHLFLQAGVGSFAGAVLGYFAARLGEETPVTTIVEPRLADCIYGSLKAADGAPHAVTGHMPTIMAGLACGEPSTVSWNVLRDYATAALACDDCIAANGMRILASPHTADAPVVSGESGAVTVGALEYIMKHESMAGLREALGLNARSQVLLVSTEGDTSPEMYRNIVWYGQHPCQEEE; this is encoded by the coding sequence ATGAAGTCAGTATCCTATATCATCAACGCCGGGAAAAAGCCTTCCCGGCAAGCCGCGGGGCTTGCGCCGTACAGCCTGGAGGAAGCCGCGCGGGCGCAGGCTTTTCACGAGAGTTTTGCCGAATACGCGCCCACCCCGCTGGTCCGGCTGCGGGCGCTGGCCGCCGATCTTGGTCTGGGTGGCGTTTTCGTCAAGGACGAATCCAAGCGTTTCGGGCTCAACGCCTTCAAGGTGTTGGGCGGGGCTTACGCCATGGGACGCTACCTGGCCGCGAAACTGGGGACGCCCATTGAATCGCTTACGCGTGAAAAACTCTGCTCTCCGGAAGTGCGGCAAAAGCTCGGCGACATCACCTTCGTAACCGCCACCGACGGCAACCACGGGCGCGGCGTGGCCTGGACGGCGCAGCAGCTGGGGCAGAAGGCCGTTGTCTTCATGCCCAAAGGCTCTGCGCGCGCTCGTGCGGAAAACATCCGCAAGACCGGCGCCACCTGCACCGTTACGGACCTCAACTATGACGATGCCGTGCGCCTGGCCAACCAGTATGCCGAGGCCCACGACGGCGTCATGGTGCAGGACACGGCCTGGGAAGGCTACGAGGACATCCCGCGCTGGATCATGCAGGGCTATATGACCCTTGCCCATGAAGCGGCGCAACAACTGCGCGAGTACGGCGTAGCCCGCCCGACGCACCTTTTTCTCCAGGCCGGCGTGGGTTCCTTTGCCGGTGCGGTGCTGGGGTACTTTGCCGCCAGACTGGGCGAGGAGACGCCGGTCACCACCATTGTGGAACCGCGCCTGGCCGACTGCATTTACGGCTCGCTCAAGGCTGCGGACGGCGCTCCCCACGCCGTTACCGGCCATATGCCCACCATTATGGCGGGGCTGGCTTGCGGCGAACCGAGCACGGTGAGCTGGAATGTCCTCAGGGACTACGCCACGGCCGCTTTGGCCTGCGACGACTGCATTGCCGCCAACGGCATGCGCATCCTGGCCTCGCCCCATACCGCCGACGCCCCCGTGGTCAGCGGAGAATCGGGGGCCGTCACCGTCGGCGCTCTGGAATACATCATGAAGCACGAGTCCATGGCCGGGCTGCGCGAGGCCCTTGGCCTGAACGCCCGGTCGCAGGTGCTGCTTGTCAGTACCGAGGGCGACACATCGCCCGAAATGTACCGCAATATCGTCTGGTACGGACAGCATCCCTGCCAGGAAGAGGAGTAA
- a CDS encoding cytochrome c maturation protein CcmE, whose amino-acid sequence MACKKNTGIYVAALLLFLGGVGYLTYSGFAENSVYFLNVSEARAATPEKLTAARLFGTVAEAGLAPHSAGPGVDFRLVDKDNVHQTIDVTYSGVVPDTFKPGAEVIVEGGMGPEGRFKAKTLMTKCPSKYQKENRRG is encoded by the coding sequence ATGGCGTGTAAGAAAAACACCGGCATCTATGTGGCCGCCCTGCTGCTCTTTCTGGGCGGTGTGGGCTATCTGACGTACTCCGGCTTTGCCGAAAACAGCGTTTACTTCCTCAATGTTTCCGAGGCCAGGGCCGCCACACCCGAAAAGCTCACCGCGGCTCGTCTGTTCGGCACCGTGGCCGAGGCCGGACTTGCCCCGCACAGCGCCGGTCCCGGCGTGGACTTTCGCCTGGTGGACAAAGACAACGTGCACCAGACCATTGACGTCACCTACAGCGGCGTGGTGCCCGATACCTTCAAGCCTGGGGCCGAAGTCATTGTGGAAGGCGGCATGGGGCCCGAAGGCCGCTTCAAGGCCAAAACTCTCATGACCAAGTGCCCTTCCAAGTATCAGAAAGAAAACCGGCGCGGCTGA
- a CDS encoding YgeY family selenium metabolism-linked hydrolase, which translates to MLNNEDKKRVRDLCVDLVRTPSLSGQEKDVVEVLRTFMTSQGFDDVVVDEYGSIIGTIKGKRPGKTLLYDGHIDTVPVPDPSVWTHDPFGGEVTDGKIYGRGTSDMKGAVAAMACAAARFAHDTGKDFAGEICVSGVVHEECFEGVAARAISRRVNPDVVIIGEASELNLKIGQRGRAEVVLETFGVPAHSANPDKGVNAVLSMVRLIDGLSLIQPKVQPVLGAGVSVVTDIISTPYPGASVVPSHCRATCDRRLLVGETPEDVLLPYREVIAXLQGASKDFKAKASYASGRENCWTGNVIEGERFFPGWLFDENEDFVRKALEGLRGAGLEPSISHYSFCTNGSHYAGECGIKTLGFGPSRENLAHTIDEYIEESQLYAATAGYAAISKALLA; encoded by the coding sequence ATGCTGAACAATGAAGATAAAAAGCGCGTCCGCGACCTTTGCGTGGATCTTGTGCGTACCCCCAGCCTTTCCGGCCAGGAAAAGGATGTGGTGGAGGTTTTGCGGACCTTTATGACCTCTCAGGGCTTTGACGATGTGGTGGTGGACGAATACGGCAGCATCATCGGGACCATCAAGGGCAAGCGGCCCGGAAAAACCCTTTTGTACGACGGGCATATCGATACCGTGCCCGTGCCGGACCCCAGCGTGTGGACGCACGACCCCTTTGGCGGCGAAGTGACGGACGGCAAAATTTACGGCCGGGGCACTTCGGACATGAAGGGCGCAGTGGCCGCCATGGCGTGCGCGGCGGCCAGGTTTGCCCATGACACGGGCAAGGATTTTGCCGGTGAAATCTGCGTTTCCGGCGTGGTGCACGAAGAGTGCTTTGAGGGCGTGGCGGCGCGCGCCATCAGCCGTCGCGTCAATCCCGATGTGGTGATCATCGGCGAGGCTTCGGAACTGAATCTCAAAATCGGCCAGCGCGGCCGGGCCGAGGTGGTTCTGGAAACCTTCGGCGTACCCGCGCACTCGGCCAATCCGGACAAGGGCGTCAATGCCGTGCTTTCCATGGTGCGGCTTATCGACGGGTTGAGCCTGATCCAGCCCAAGGTGCAGCCGGTGCTAGGGGCGGGCGTTTCTGTGGTGACCGACATCATTTCGACCCCTTACCCCGGCGCTTCCGTGGTGCCCAGCCACTGCCGCGCCACCTGCGACAGGCGGCTGCTGGTGGGCGAAACCCCCGAAGACGTGCTGCTGCCGTACCGGGAGGTCATTGCCKGGCTGCAGGGCGCGTCCAAGGATTTCAAGGCCAAGGCGTCCTATGCCTCCGGCCGGGAAAACTGCTGGACCGGCAATGTCATTGAGGGCGAGCGTTTTTTCCCCGGCTGGCTGTTCGATGAAAACGAGGACTTTGTGCGCAAGGCTCTGGAGGGCCTGCGCGGGGCCGGACTTGAGCCTTCCATTTCCCACTATTCGTTCTGCACCAACGGCAGCCACTACGCCGGTGAGTGCGGCATAAAAACCCTGGGCTTTGGACCTTCCAGAGAAAATCTCGCGCACACCATCGACGAATATATTGAAGAAAGCCAGCTGTATGCCGCCACGGCAGGTTATGCGGCCATCAGCAAGGCGCTGCTTGCGTAA